Proteins found in one Dehalococcoidales bacterium genomic segment:
- a CDS encoding RidA family protein produces the protein MTKEIVQSEFAPKPVGEYSQAWEVTGGKLIFVAGQISVDMNGQPVGVGDMALQMRTVFENIKGVLEGAGANLRDVIKLNIYVTDMAQFREKGAGIRREYFPHNFP, from the coding sequence ATGACGAAAGAAATCGTCCAGAGTGAGTTCGCCCCCAAACCGGTAGGTGAATACTCCCAGGCCTGGGAGGTCACCGGCGGTAAGCTTATCTTTGTGGCCGGTCAAATCTCGGTGGATATGAACGGCCAACCGGTTGGCGTGGGTGATATGGCTCTCCAGATGCGCACCGTTTTCGAGAATATCAAGGGGGTGCTGGAGGGCGCCGGAGCCAACCTGAGGGACGTCATCAAGCTCAATATTTACGTGACTGACATGGCGCAGTTCCGTGAGAAGGGCGCCGGTATCCGGCGTGAGTATTTCCCGCATAATTTCCCGG